In one window of Synechococcus sp. M16CYN DNA:
- the cysS gene encoding cysteine--tRNA ligase encodes MPLRLTNTLTRRKELFTPLSSGKASIYCCGVTVYDHCHLGHARSYINWDVLRRYLIWSGLDVTFVQNFTDIDDKIIKRALEEHSSVDAISRRNINAFHEDMDALGILRPDRMPRATQSLDSIRALIGELEAKGAAYSVDGDVYFAVMKHSGYGKISRRNLSEQQDNATGRVTNSERARKQHPFDFVLWKGTKEDEPSFPSPWGAGRPGWHIECSAMVRAELGDTIDIHLGGADLIFPHHENEIAQSESVTGQKLAQIWMHNGMVNVGGQKMSKSLGNFTTIRTLFESGISPMTLRTFVLRAHYRKPLDFTNDALDAADVSWKGLNAALGFGHRYGESLGWQPVPDLTNGALVSATSLQAGHIEPLKQRFINAMDNDLNSSEALSVLFDLAKPLRALTNRFDRGDKADLTTQEALELDQRWRLLRDLGAVLGLRYETNTASPGAGDSAGIEVAIEAREAARASKNYAEADRIREVLIAQGIELIDKPGGITEWIRS; translated from the coding sequence GTGCCGCTGCGGCTTACCAACACCCTCACCCGCCGTAAAGAGCTTTTCACCCCACTCAGTTCGGGCAAAGCAAGTATTTACTGTTGCGGTGTCACTGTCTATGACCACTGCCACCTAGGTCACGCTCGCAGCTACATCAACTGGGATGTCCTTCGCCGATATCTAATTTGGAGTGGCCTTGATGTGACCTTTGTCCAAAACTTCACAGATATTGACGACAAAATAATTAAACGCGCTTTGGAGGAACACTCCTCTGTAGATGCCATAAGTAGGCGTAACATCAACGCTTTTCATGAGGACATGGATGCTCTCGGGATTCTTCGTCCCGATCGGATGCCTCGAGCCACACAGAGCCTGGATAGCATTCGCGCCCTGATTGGTGAACTTGAGGCGAAGGGCGCAGCCTATAGCGTTGACGGCGATGTCTACTTCGCCGTGATGAAACATAGCGGCTATGGAAAAATCAGTAGACGTAACCTGAGTGAACAGCAAGATAATGCTACCGGACGTGTTACCAACAGCGAAAGAGCGCGAAAACAGCACCCTTTCGATTTCGTTCTCTGGAAAGGCACTAAGGAGGACGAGCCCAGCTTTCCATCTCCCTGGGGTGCGGGCCGACCAGGCTGGCATATCGAATGCTCCGCCATGGTGCGAGCCGAACTGGGCGACACTATCGATATCCATCTTGGCGGAGCTGACTTAATCTTCCCGCATCATGAAAATGAAATAGCTCAATCCGAGTCAGTTACAGGACAGAAGCTGGCCCAAATATGGATGCACAACGGCATGGTGAATGTGGGTGGCCAAAAAATGAGCAAGTCACTTGGCAACTTCACTACGATCCGCACCCTTTTTGAGAGTGGGATCTCACCGATGACCCTGCGCACGTTTGTATTGCGGGCGCATTACCGCAAACCTTTGGATTTCACTAATGATGCTTTAGATGCTGCAGATGTCAGTTGGAAAGGCCTTAACGCTGCCCTTGGCTTTGGCCACCGCTACGGCGAATCACTTGGCTGGCAGCCGGTCCCAGATTTAACCAACGGTGCTTTGGTTTCAGCAACCAGCCTCCAGGCTGGTCATATCGAGCCACTGAAGCAACGTTTCATCAATGCCATGGATAATGACCTCAACAGCTCTGAGGCTCTTTCAGTGCTGTTTGATTTAGCCAAACCGCTGCGAGCCCTGACTAATCGATTTGACCGGGGCGATAAAGCTGATCTGACCACTCAAGAGGCGCTAGAGCTAGATCAGCGATGGCGGCTGCTGCGTGATCTAGGAGCCGTTTTAGGTTTGCGGTACGAGACCAACACAGCCAGCCCTGGCGCCGGAGATAGTGCAGGGATTGAAGTCGCGATCGAGGCCCGAGAAGCTGCTAGAGCTAGCAAAAACTATGCTGAGGCTGATCGGATCCGTGAGGTGCTCATAGCTCAGGGCATCGAACTAATCGATAAACCAGGTGGTATTACGGAGTGGATTCGTAGCTAA
- a CDS encoding sodium-dependent transporter — MAIKEYWRSRLGFMLAATGSAVGLGNLWGFAYRASQGGGGAFLFLYLLIVLVVCLPVLIAEMVLGRSTGHSPLLAPVTVAGKHWQPMGWLFVVSSCGILAFYAVLMGWTGVTLIQVLTQGLPVNITEAEAFFAGLSGGRAALLSQLISLVLTALVVAAGVRSGIERLSRWGLLLLFALLIGLAIWATGLDGTEGGYRTFLLRWDWTQLANLTTIRNAFTQAFFSVGTGIGCILSYSAYLDRQVHLPKEAVSVVGMDTAVGLLAGMVTFPVVMSFDLQGVISESTLGTIFIALPTGLASLGFSGRLVAVSFFGLAFLAAITSAVSLLEVPVACLIDRLDWKRSNAVWISTAVIFVLGLPAATSLDTLGWMDSVFGGLLLILGGLLLAVLLGWVVPSRFTKDLEQSATPPVLRRFLLVLLRWVSPPVIMLGLVISVIDLAQG; from the coding sequence ATGGCAATCAAGGAGTACTGGCGCTCTAGACTCGGATTCATGCTAGCGGCGACCGGTAGTGCCGTTGGTTTGGGCAATCTCTGGGGATTTGCGTATCGTGCTTCTCAGGGAGGTGGCGGAGCATTTTTGTTTCTGTATCTCTTGATTGTTCTGGTGGTCTGTCTGCCTGTTTTGATCGCTGAGATGGTGCTTGGTCGCAGCACAGGCCACAGTCCGCTATTGGCACCGGTAACAGTCGCCGGTAAGCATTGGCAACCCATGGGCTGGCTGTTTGTAGTCTCGTCCTGTGGGATTTTGGCGTTCTATGCTGTGTTGATGGGTTGGACAGGGGTCACCTTAATCCAGGTACTCACCCAAGGCCTTCCGGTCAACATCACTGAGGCCGAAGCTTTCTTTGCTGGTTTGAGTGGTGGCCGCGCTGCTCTGCTCAGCCAACTAATTAGCCTCGTACTCACTGCTTTGGTGGTAGCAGCTGGCGTGCGCAGCGGCATTGAGCGATTATCCCGTTGGGGCTTGCTACTACTTTTTGCCCTATTGATTGGCCTGGCGATCTGGGCCACAGGCCTTGATGGTACTGAAGGAGGCTATCGAACTTTTTTGTTGCGTTGGGATTGGACACAACTTGCAAACTTAACCACGATTCGCAATGCGTTTACCCAAGCCTTTTTCTCCGTCGGCACTGGAATTGGCTGCATCTTGTCCTACTCCGCCTATCTCGATCGCCAAGTCCATCTCCCTAAGGAGGCTGTTTCGGTAGTGGGTATGGACACAGCAGTGGGTTTACTAGCAGGCATGGTTACTTTCCCCGTGGTGATGAGTTTTGATCTGCAAGGTGTTATAAGCGAGTCGACACTCGGAACAATTTTTATTGCCCTACCAACAGGACTGGCCTCACTCGGTTTTTCCGGTCGTTTGGTGGCGGTGTCGTTTTTCGGGTTGGCTTTTTTAGCAGCTATTACGTCGGCGGTCTCTCTTCTCGAGGTTCCTGTGGCATGCCTAATAGACCGGCTGGATTGGAAGCGTTCCAATGCTGTCTGGATTTCCACCGCTGTGATCTTTGTGCTGGGATTGCCAGCAGCCACTTCCCTTGACACTTTGGGTTGGATGGACTCGGTGTTTGGCGGCTTGCTGCTAATTCTGGGTGGCCTACTTTTAGCCGTATTACTGGGTTGGGTAGTGCCCAGTCGCTTTACTAAGGACCTTGAACAATCAGCTACACCTCCTGTTCTGCGTCGGTTCCTACTGGTGTTGTTGCGTTGGGTCTCCCCCCCTGTGATAATGCTCGGCCTTGTAATCAGCGTGATTGATTTAGCGCAGGGCTAG
- a CDS encoding alpha/beta fold hydrolase — protein MLDRVHRLSDDSQLLKRLGVALFQERFPWIGGDLQTLRDTIHPVTLPKENGQRILIDVPTLPTGAAKDGKLLAFLDQPDQAPRGLVLLLHGLGGSSSREGLRRMGLRLQSAGFAVLRLNLRGADPGRKLAGGTYAARCDSDLIPVIARARELAGDRPLLGAGISLGGTMLLNVCLSYPKSLDGLFCASSPLDLADCSASIERPRNVIYQRWLLKRLIRQTLADPFGLSVQEMRQLSGKNAVPRTIRAFDNIVTAPRWGFGDVETYYREASPLNRLVADQYKMPPTLLLQALDDPWVPAMAALHLSDATSKTSPVGLQFTRRGGHNGFHSRGGCWGDQLAAAWLGHIVER, from the coding sequence GTGCTTGATCGTGTTCATCGTCTATCTGATGACTCTCAGTTGCTAAAGCGGTTGGGAGTTGCCTTGTTTCAAGAACGTTTTCCCTGGATAGGAGGTGATCTGCAAACCTTGCGTGACACCATTCACCCTGTAACTCTGCCTAAAGAGAACGGTCAAAGGATATTGATTGATGTGCCAACTCTACCGACCGGAGCCGCAAAAGACGGTAAACTACTGGCTTTCCTCGACCAACCGGATCAGGCACCTCGGGGTCTCGTGCTGTTGTTGCATGGGTTAGGGGGGTCTAGCTCTCGAGAAGGTTTGCGACGTATGGGTCTTAGACTGCAATCGGCAGGATTTGCAGTACTGCGCCTCAATTTAAGAGGAGCTGACCCAGGCCGGAAGTTAGCTGGTGGAACCTATGCGGCCCGATGCGATAGTGACCTAATACCGGTAATCGCCCGAGCACGCGAGCTTGCTGGCGACCGCCCACTTCTAGGAGCTGGGATCTCCCTGGGTGGAACAATGTTGCTTAATGTCTGTCTCAGTTATCCCAAGTCTCTTGATGGTCTGTTTTGTGCGAGCAGTCCGTTAGATCTTGCAGATTGCAGCGCGTCAATCGAGCGACCTCGCAACGTGATCTATCAACGCTGGTTACTTAAACGTCTGATCCGTCAGACCTTGGCAGATCCCTTTGGTCTGAGCGTTCAAGAAATGAGACAATTGAGCGGTAAGAATGCTGTACCACGCACAATTCGCGCCTTTGATAACATAGTAACAGCTCCGCGTTGGGGTTTTGGCGATGTGGAAACCTACTATCGAGAGGCTTCTCCACTAAATCGTTTAGTTGCTGATCAGTACAAAATGCCGCCGACGCTACTACTTCAAGCATTGGACGATCCTTGGGTGCCAGCCATGGCTGCGTTGCATTTATCAGATGCCACGTCGAAAACCAGTCCCGTCGGCTTACAGTTTACCCGTCGGGGTGGCCATAATGGATTCCACAGCCGAGGAGGTTGTTGGGGGGATCAACTCGCCGCTGCTTGGTTGGGCCACATAGTCGAGCGTTGA
- a CDS encoding NAD(P)(+) transhydrogenase (Re/Si-specific) subunit beta — MSNYFRYAIELTAVLLLALGIKGLSKVRSARRANQLAAVAMALAVIGLLVNYISVPTFDVGVWAWILGASVVGGVLGAITARQVPMTSMPETVALFNGCGGMSSLLVALAAALEPVVLDATGAVAIASIVVSVFVGSITFSGSIVAMAKLQGWLSTPPWMQSKLRHAVNIALAVASLVGVIEIIRTSGDATGLWLLVVASSALGIGVTLPIGGADMPVVISLLNSYSGVAASSAGFVVGSQLLVVAGAMVGAAGLILTRVMCNGMNRSLVSVLFGGALGTNSVSGGGGEYTNITSCSIEECALTLEAAERVIIVPGYGLAVAQAQHTLREVTRSLEAAGIDVTYAIHPVAGRMPGHMNVLLAEADVPYEQLKEMDVINPEFSATDVVMVLGANDVVNPQAKTDPNSPLYGMPVLDVQQARTVFVVKRGMGAGYSGIKNDLFDLNNTSMVFGDAKKVLGELLLELKDLGLGK, encoded by the coding sequence ATGTCCAACTATTTCAGGTACGCAATTGAGCTCACGGCAGTTTTGCTACTAGCCCTTGGCATTAAGGGCTTGTCAAAAGTGCGTTCTGCCCGTAGGGCAAACCAACTAGCAGCCGTAGCGATGGCCCTAGCCGTTATTGGTTTGCTCGTTAATTACATTAGCGTACCGACTTTCGATGTAGGGGTTTGGGCTTGGATCCTTGGCGCCAGCGTTGTTGGCGGTGTCCTTGGGGCCATCACAGCCCGGCAGGTTCCCATGACTTCTATGCCAGAAACCGTTGCGCTGTTTAACGGTTGTGGTGGCATGTCATCTCTATTAGTGGCCTTAGCCGCAGCGTTAGAACCTGTCGTCTTAGACGCAACTGGAGCGGTCGCAATAGCGTCGATCGTGGTGTCGGTGTTTGTTGGTTCCATTACCTTTTCAGGATCCATTGTGGCTATGGCCAAGCTTCAGGGCTGGTTATCCACGCCTCCCTGGATGCAAAGCAAGCTGCGCCACGCCGTGAATATTGCGTTAGCTGTAGCGTCTTTAGTGGGTGTCATAGAGATAATTCGCACTAGTGGCGATGCCACGGGACTGTGGCTTTTGGTAGTGGCTTCCAGTGCATTGGGCATTGGGGTGACACTGCCGATTGGCGGCGCCGACATGCCCGTGGTGATCTCTTTGCTTAATAGCTACTCCGGAGTAGCTGCTTCTTCTGCAGGTTTCGTGGTAGGTAGCCAGCTGCTGGTAGTAGCAGGGGCCATGGTGGGCGCTGCTGGCCTAATTCTTACACGGGTGATGTGCAACGGCATGAACCGTTCCCTGGTGTCGGTGTTGTTCGGAGGGGCCCTGGGAACCAATTCTGTGTCTGGTGGTGGAGGTGAATACACCAATATCACCAGCTGCAGCATTGAGGAGTGCGCTCTCACGTTAGAAGCTGCGGAACGGGTAATCATCGTGCCCGGCTACGGTCTTGCAGTGGCACAGGCCCAACACACACTCCGCGAAGTCACCCGCTCCCTTGAAGCGGCTGGTATTGATGTGACATACGCAATCCATCCAGTAGCTGGCCGGATGCCTGGTCACATGAATGTACTTCTCGCCGAGGCCGATGTTCCTTACGAACAACTCAAGGAAATGGATGTAATCAACCCCGAGTTTTCAGCAACCGATGTGGTGATGGTTCTCGGTGCTAACGACGTTGTCAACCCTCAAGCGAAAACCGATCCTAATTCTCCGCTGTATGGCATGCCGGTGCTTGATGTGCAACAAGCCCGTACGGTGTTTGTAGTGAAGCGTGGCATGGGTGCTGGTTATTCCGGAATCAAAAATGATCTGTTTGACTTAAATAACACATCGATGGTGTTTGGTGATGCCAAAAAGGTTCTGGGGGAACTTCTCTTAGAACTTAAGGATCTTGGTTTAGGTAAATAG
- a CDS encoding NAD(P) transhydrogenase subunit alpha, translating to MESTFVEFLWVLLLGSFLGLELIGKVPPTLHTPLMSGANAISGITILAALTAIIKANNNLTLLVLGSVSLGFALFNVIGGFLVTDRMLAMFNHKPARKESR from the coding sequence ATGGAATCTACATTTGTCGAATTTCTTTGGGTGTTGTTGCTGGGAAGTTTTCTGGGTCTTGAACTGATTGGCAAGGTGCCTCCTACGCTGCATACCCCTCTCATGAGCGGTGCTAATGCCATCTCGGGAATCACGATTTTGGCTGCCCTTACTGCAATTATCAAGGCAAATAACAATCTAACTCTGTTAGTGCTCGGCTCTGTCTCCCTTGGCTTTGCCCTCTTCAATGTGATCGGTGGCTTCTTGGTTACAGACCGAATGCTGGCCATGTTTAACCACAAGCCTGCGCGCAAAGAGAGTCGCTAA
- a CDS encoding NAD(P) transhydrogenase subunit alpha — MAATPDTVKRFVSLGCSVAVERRAGVLSGHLDASYADQGATLVAVGDTNAWSQADVLLCVQSPALAHLNRLRQGALVVGMLSPYANEQLAMALQSGGLSAMAFELLPRTSRAQSADALSSQASIAGYKSVLLASSALDRYFPMLMTAAGTVQPAKVVVLGAGVAGLQAVATARRLGAVVYVSDIRPAVKEQVESLGARFIEPPEVVDEPSEAGGYAQQASDAFLAAQRQRLSDHLAGADVAICTAQVPGRCAPRLIDENMLDRMRPGAVVVDLAVAQGGNCVDTVASKTVDRKGVKLIGGNDLPCTVPNHASALYARNLLALLELTMKDGDFRLDLEDELIAGCLIAQNGRIRRGDVFTSRAN, encoded by the coding sequence ATCGCGGCAACACCCGACACGGTCAAAAGGTTCGTGTCGCTTGGCTGTTCTGTGGCCGTTGAGCGTAGAGCAGGAGTGTTGTCTGGACACTTGGACGCCTCTTATGCTGATCAGGGTGCAACTCTGGTCGCTGTTGGAGACACTAATGCCTGGTCTCAGGCCGACGTTCTTCTCTGTGTTCAGTCGCCGGCGTTGGCGCACTTGAACCGGCTGCGTCAGGGAGCTCTTGTGGTGGGAATGTTGTCGCCCTATGCCAATGAGCAGTTAGCGATGGCCCTTCAATCGGGAGGCCTCTCCGCTATGGCTTTTGAGTTGTTGCCTAGAACCAGTCGCGCTCAGTCCGCTGATGCCCTCTCTTCCCAGGCAAGTATTGCTGGTTACAAGTCGGTCCTGCTGGCTTCGTCTGCATTAGATCGGTATTTCCCAATGCTAATGACAGCGGCTGGGACGGTCCAGCCGGCGAAAGTGGTGGTTCTTGGGGCTGGTGTTGCTGGTTTGCAGGCAGTAGCCACTGCACGCCGCCTTGGGGCTGTGGTTTATGTGAGTGACATCCGTCCTGCTGTGAAGGAACAGGTAGAGTCTCTTGGAGCTCGTTTCATTGAGCCACCGGAAGTGGTGGACGAACCATCTGAGGCCGGTGGCTATGCCCAGCAGGCTTCAGATGCTTTTCTTGCAGCACAACGCCAGCGGCTTTCAGATCATTTAGCTGGGGCAGATGTAGCAATCTGCACTGCCCAAGTGCCGGGGCGTTGTGCCCCTCGCCTAATCGATGAAAACATGCTCGATCGCATGCGACCCGGAGCCGTTGTAGTAGATTTGGCTGTGGCTCAGGGTGGCAACTGTGTCGACACAGTTGCCAGCAAGACTGTAGACCGCAAGGGGGTGAAATTGATCGGTGGTAATGATCTCCCTTGTACTGTCCCCAATCATGCCAGCGCTCTTTACGCCCGCAACCTTCTAGCATTATTAGAGCTTACGATGAAAGATGGCGATTTCCGCTTGGACCTCGAGGATGAATTGATTGCCGGCTGTCTGATTGCTCAGAATGGCAGGATCCGTCGCGGCGACGTTTTTACTTCAAGGGCTAACTGA
- the infA gene encoding translation initiation factor IF-1: MIETSGVIEKEQGNGFYLVTLEQPAGHQCLCRAAGKLTKFRIKLLAGDKVLVEISPYDLTRGRITYRERNAGVPGGRPGGNRPGGPRRR, translated from the coding sequence ATGATTGAAACCTCGGGTGTGATTGAGAAAGAACAGGGAAACGGGTTCTATCTGGTCACCCTCGAACAGCCTGCTGGTCACCAGTGTCTCTGTCGGGCTGCTGGAAAGCTGACCAAGTTCCGTATCAAGCTGCTAGCCGGTGACAAGGTTCTCGTTGAAATTAGTCCCTACGACCTAACCCGAGGTCGCATTACCTACCGTGAGCGCAATGCCGGGGTACCTGGTGGTCGACCGGGAGGCAATCGTCCGGGTGGTCCGCGTCGGCGCTAG
- a CDS encoding NAD(P)H-binding protein, whose translation MQQILVVGGTGTLGRQIARRALDAGYQVRCMVRTPRRAAFLQEWGCELTRGDLLEPDSLDYALDRIDAVIDAATSRPSDPQSIYESDWDGKLNLLRACDRAGVKRFVFLSLLGAHSYRNVPLMDIKACTENLLEASDFDYTILQGAAFMQGVISQFAIPVLENQTVWVSGSPTSIAYMNTQDMARFAVAALKRPETVRGTFPVVGPKPWNTGELVQLCERCSGKTARVFRVQTVLINLMQGIASFFEPAVNVAERLAFAEVTGGGQPLDASMRSSYAAFGLNEADTTDMESYIREYYDTILKRLRAMEADLDKDARKKLPF comes from the coding sequence ATGCAGCAGATTCTGGTGGTCGGTGGGACGGGCACCTTGGGACGTCAGATTGCGCGTCGAGCTTTAGATGCGGGGTATCAAGTGCGTTGCATGGTCCGGACACCTCGCAGAGCCGCGTTTCTACAAGAGTGGGGATGTGAGCTCACGCGGGGTGACCTATTAGAACCCGACAGTCTTGATTATGCGCTTGATCGCATCGATGCGGTGATCGACGCTGCAACAAGTAGACCCAGCGATCCGCAAAGCATTTACGAATCGGACTGGGATGGCAAGCTCAATTTATTGCGAGCGTGTGATCGCGCCGGTGTGAAACGATTTGTGTTTCTTTCATTGTTGGGGGCTCACAGCTACCGCAACGTTCCCTTGATGGATATCAAGGCCTGCACGGAGAACCTTCTTGAGGCTTCCGACTTCGATTACACCATTCTCCAGGGCGCGGCATTCATGCAGGGGGTAATTAGCCAGTTTGCTATTCCTGTTTTGGAGAATCAAACCGTTTGGGTAAGTGGGAGTCCAACGTCAATTGCATATATGAACACCCAAGACATGGCTCGCTTTGCGGTAGCAGCTCTTAAACGCCCTGAGACTGTACGAGGTACATTCCCAGTTGTGGGGCCCAAGCCTTGGAACACCGGAGAATTGGTCCAGCTCTGCGAGCGTTGCAGTGGCAAGACTGCTCGAGTTTTTAGAGTGCAAACAGTTTTGATCAATCTGATGCAGGGAATCGCCTCGTTTTTCGAGCCTGCCGTCAATGTTGCTGAACGTCTTGCTTTCGCAGAGGTTACGGGCGGTGGTCAACCTCTCGATGCATCGATGAGGTCTAGCTATGCCGCATTTGGCTTGAATGAAGCAGATACCACAGATATGGAAAGTTATATACGTGAATATTACGATACGATACTCAAGCGTCTTCGAGCGATGGAGGCAGATTTAGACAAAGATGCCAGGAAAAAACTACCCTTTTGA
- the petM gene encoding cytochrome b6-f complex subunit PetM: MASEIFGTAAIFLILIPVGLAGGALLLRLEGD, encoded by the coding sequence ATGGCCTCAGAAATTTTTGGAACCGCAGCCATTTTCTTAATTCTGATCCCCGTTGGCCTGGCTGGAGGCGCACTGTTGCTTAGGTTGGAGGGCGACTGA
- a CDS encoding alpha/beta fold hydrolase → MRFNTAKPLKSQAGTSSWGEHFQWIWYPRQGGQHWCCHWRVLGPGHGPALVLLHGFGAASGHWRYIAPKLAAYGWRVFSFDLLGFGDSDQPGLSQGGHLDNSVWGQQTSAFLQEIVQRPAVLVGNSLGGLTALTAAVLRPDQVRAVIAAPLPDPALIQSFPTRRSPQVRRLQRNLLSLLIKLLPLQLIVLFVAQNRLIRLGLQGAYTHCIANDFELQQLISRPVRRATAARALRAMSLGMSLRPRGVTAPALLDRLNNRVPLMLIWGRDDRFVPLAIGQKVIHQHSWIELAVIDACGHCPHDETPDLFLDVLLSWLGRNLTGSEPTGEAQKT, encoded by the coding sequence ATGCGCTTCAATACTGCTAAGCCGCTCAAATCGCAGGCCGGAACCAGTTCTTGGGGTGAACATTTTCAGTGGATTTGGTACCCCCGCCAGGGCGGGCAACACTGGTGTTGTCATTGGCGAGTTCTTGGCCCTGGTCACGGTCCTGCCTTGGTTCTGCTGCACGGTTTCGGAGCTGCAAGCGGTCACTGGCGATACATAGCGCCGAAGCTAGCGGCCTATGGTTGGCGTGTATTTAGCTTTGACCTCTTAGGATTCGGAGATTCTGATCAACCTGGGCTGTCTCAGGGTGGTCATCTAGATAATTCTGTCTGGGGGCAACAGACTTCTGCGTTTCTTCAAGAAATCGTTCAACGCCCAGCTGTACTAGTAGGTAACTCTCTTGGAGGTCTAACTGCTCTAACTGCGGCAGTACTAAGGCCCGACCAAGTCCGGGCTGTCATCGCTGCACCACTTCCAGACCCAGCTTTGATTCAATCGTTTCCGACAAGGCGTTCCCCACAGGTCAGGCGCTTGCAACGAAACCTACTTTCCCTGCTTATCAAATTACTGCCACTGCAATTAATAGTTCTATTCGTCGCCCAGAATCGGCTAATTCGCCTTGGACTGCAAGGAGCCTATACCCATTGTATAGCTAACGATTTTGAATTGCAACAGCTGATCAGTCGACCGGTCCGCAGAGCTACCGCTGCGCGAGCTTTACGGGCCATGAGCCTAGGCATGAGCCTGCGTCCTCGCGGAGTCACAGCACCAGCCCTCTTAGATCGCCTTAATAACAGGGTCCCGCTGATGTTGATCTGGGGACGGGATGATCGCTTTGTCCCCTTAGCCATTGGTCAAAAGGTGATCCATCAGCATTCATGGATCGAGTTGGCTGTCATCGACGCTTGTGGTCACTGTCCCCACGACGAAACGCCAGACTTATTTCTTGATGTCCTACTGTCTTGGCTGGGTCGTAACCTGACCGGTAGCGAACCAACAGGGGAAGCTCAGAAAACATGA
- the ilvN gene encoding acetolactate synthase small subunit gives MKHTLSVVVEDESGVLSRVAGLFARRSFNIRSLTVGPAEVDGQSRLTMVVLGDDQALQQMTKQLDKLVNVLQVLNLTQRPTVERELMLLKVAAPAEVRGAIFDLVQVFRARVVDVADEALIVEVVGDPGKLAALERLMTPFGILEIARTGKVALERASGVNTELLKVSSSETQVLA, from the coding sequence ATGAAGCACACCCTCTCGGTAGTTGTAGAGGACGAATCAGGGGTACTTAGCCGTGTAGCCGGGTTATTTGCCCGCCGTAGCTTCAATATACGCAGTCTGACCGTGGGGCCGGCTGAGGTAGATGGGCAGTCGCGACTAACAATGGTGGTTTTAGGAGACGATCAGGCGCTGCAGCAAATGACCAAGCAGCTGGATAAGCTCGTGAACGTCTTACAGGTGTTAAACCTGACCCAGCGCCCTACTGTGGAGCGCGAACTTATGCTCCTGAAGGTGGCCGCACCGGCAGAAGTCCGTGGTGCCATTTTCGATCTTGTTCAGGTTTTCCGTGCCAGGGTCGTGGATGTTGCCGATGAGGCGTTGATCGTAGAAGTGGTTGGTGACCCTGGTAAGCTTGCAGCTCTTGAACGTCTTATGACTCCTTTTGGCATTCTTGAAATTGCTCGTACGGGAAAGGTGGCCTTAGAGCGGGCTTCGGGCGTTAACACAGAGCTTTTGAAGGTTTCATCAAGCGAAACCCAGGTACTAGCCTGA
- a CDS encoding peptidylprolyl isomerase, producing MVGCSSSPRSAVTFDCTNANFACLYGRATVQLRTNRGDITIEVDGEASPITAGNFVDLVRRGTYDGTLFHRVIRDPAPFVVQGGDPQSSDHSVPLDQLGTGNFIDPTTGQVRTIPLEISFRGEEKPRYSHIVTNPSELNNLTLNHKRGSVAMARSQLPNSASAQFYIALKSLPELDGRYAVFGWIVDGMDVVDEIRRGDQIVKANLRS from the coding sequence ATGGTGGGTTGTAGCTCATCACCTCGGTCGGCAGTTACGTTTGATTGCACAAACGCAAATTTTGCTTGTCTATATGGGAGGGCAACGGTTCAACTCAGAACAAATCGAGGTGATATCACAATTGAAGTTGATGGTGAAGCCTCACCAATAACGGCTGGAAATTTTGTTGACTTGGTACGTCGTGGCACTTACGATGGGACGCTATTTCATCGCGTTATTCGCGACCCGGCTCCTTTTGTAGTTCAGGGCGGTGATCCCCAGTCGAGTGATCACTCCGTTCCGTTGGATCAGCTAGGCACTGGCAATTTTATCGATCCAACTACGGGTCAGGTTCGGACGATCCCACTTGAAATCAGCTTTCGTGGAGAAGAAAAACCCCGTTACAGCCACATAGTTACTAATCCGAGCGAGTTAAATAACCTTACGCTCAATCACAAGCGCGGGTCTGTCGCCATGGCTCGCTCTCAATTGCCTAACTCGGCGAGTGCCCAATTTTATATAGCTCTAAAGTCATTACCCGAGTTGGACGGTCGCTACGCAGTCTTCGGATGGATCGTTGATGGCATGGACGTTGTCGACGAAATTCGCCGAGGTGACCAGATCGTAAAAGCTAACCTGAGAAGTTGA